A genome region from Canis lupus dingo isolate Sandy chromosome 7, ASM325472v2, whole genome shotgun sequence includes the following:
- the TNNT2 gene encoding troponin T, cardiac muscle isoform X5: MPNLVPPKIPDGERVDFDDIHRKRMEKDLNELQTLIEAHFENRKKEEEELISLKDRIEKRRAERAEQQRIRNEREKERQTRLAEERARREEEENRRKAEDEARKKKALSNMMHFGGYIQKTERKSGKRQTEREKKKKILAERRKVLAIDHLNEDQLREKAKELWQSIYNLEAEKFDLQEKFKQQKYEINVLRNRINDNQKVSKTRGKAKVTGRWK, translated from the exons ATGCCCAACCTGGTGCCACCCAAGATCCCAGATGGAGAGAGAGTAGACTTTGAC GACATCCACCGGAAGCGCATGGAGAAGGACCTGAACGAACTGCAGACGCTGATCGAGGCTCACTTtgagaacaggaagaaagaggaggaggagctgatTTCACTCAAAGACAGGATT GAGAAGCGGCGGGCCGAGCGGGCCGAGCAGCAGCGCATCCGGAACGAGCGGGAGAAGGAGCGTCAGACTCGCCTGGCT GAGGAGAGAGCCCGacgagaggaggaggagaacaggAGGAAGGCCGAGGACGAGGCCCGGAAGAAGAAGGCGTTGTCCAACATGATGCACTTTGGGGGCTACATCCAGAAG ACCGAGCGGAAAAGTGGGAAGAGGCAGACGGAGcgggaaaagaagaagaagattctGGCTGAGAGGAGGAAGGTGCTGGCCATCGACCACCTGAACGAGGACCAGCTGAG GGAGAAGGCCAAGGAACTGTGGCAGAGCATCTACAACCTGGAGGCCGAGAAGTTCGACCTGCAGGAGAAGTTCAAGCAGCAGAAATACGAA ATCAATGTTCTCCGGAACAGAATCAATGATAACCAGAAAGT CTCCAAGACCCGCGGGAAGGCCAAGGTCACCGGGCGCTGGAAGTAG
- the TNNT2 gene encoding troponin T, cardiac muscle isoform X2 codes for MPNLVPPKIPDGERVDFDDIHRKRMEKDLNELQTLIEAHFENRKKEEEELISLKDRIEKRRAERAEQQRIRNEREKERQTRLAEERARREEEENRRKAEDEARKKKALSNMMHFGGYIQKTERKSGKRQTEREKKKKILAERRKVLAIDHLNEDQLRRPRNCGRASTTWRPRSSTCRRSSSSRNTKSMFSGTESMITRKSPRPAGRPRSPGAGSRGSSRLDQRSSPAPRPARPQSLGPPGCWRQAGVWKPGAGPARSCCAPVPPRAHACTPRAHACTPRATHAHNKSQHTLHAFSVSNSSEGGKLR; via the exons ATGCCCAACCTGGTGCCACCCAAGATCCCAGATGGAGAGAGAGTAGACTTTGAC GACATCCACCGGAAGCGCATGGAGAAGGACCTGAACGAACTGCAGACGCTGATCGAGGCTCACTTtgagaacaggaagaaagaggaggaggagctgatTTCACTCAAAGACAGGATT GAGAAGCGGCGGGCCGAGCGGGCCGAGCAGCAGCGCATCCGGAACGAGCGGGAGAAGGAGCGTCAGACTCGCCTGGCT GAGGAGAGAGCCCGacgagaggaggaggagaacaggAGGAAGGCCGAGGACGAGGCCCGGAAGAAGAAGGCGTTGTCCAACATGATGCACTTTGGGGGCTACATCCAGAAG ACCGAGCGGAAAAGTGGGAAGAGGCAGACGGAGcgggaaaagaagaagaagattctGGCTGAGAGGAGGAAGGTGCTGGCCATCGACCACCTGAACGAGGACCAGCTGAG AAGGCCAAGGAACTGTGGCAGAGCATCTACAACCTGGAGGCCGAGAAGTTCGACCTGCAGGAGAAGTTCAAGCAGCAGAAATACGAA ATCAATGTTCTCCGGAACAGAATCAATGATAACCAGAAAGT CTCCAAGACCCGCGGGAAGGCCAAGGTCACCGGGCGCTGGAAGTAGGGGCAGCAGTCGCCTTGACCAAAGATCCTCGCCGGCGCCCCGTCCCGCTCGCCCCCAGTCCCTGGGGCCCCCCGGGTGCTGGAGGCAGGCTGGTGTCTGGAAACCAGGAGCTGGCCCGGCCAGAAGCTGCTGTGCACCTGTCCCCCCACGTGCCCACGCATGCACCCCACGTGCCCACGCATGCACCCCACGTGCCACGCATGCCCATAATAAAAGCCAACACACACTGCATGCCTTTTCTGTCAGCAACTCTTCAGAGGGAGGGAAGCTGAGGTGA